The Abyssisolibacter fermentans genome contains the following window.
CTATGTGCTTTAATACTTGAATATCATGCAATGTATGATGGTATACTTGGTTACCGTAGAATGACCATGTTTATAAATCGTTTAAACCAAACTTCTTATTCAGAAGGATACATTCATAGGCTCATGAATTATCTCGGAATAACAGCAAGAATTAGACGAAAAAAAGTTAATCGTAAAAGAGTAAAACCTGATTATGTGAAGGAAAATATCTTAGCGAGAGATTTTAGTTCTGATATGCCTAATCAAAAATGGCTTACCGATGTAACAGAATTTAAAATACCAAATGACACAAGAAAACTGTATCTAAGTCCAATATTAGATTTATTCGATAACAGTATAATAGAGAATGAATTACCATAAAGAAACACTAGTCAGCTAGTATTTAAAATGTTTGATAGAGCTGTAAAAAACAACCCCGATGCAAAGCCAATATTCCATAGTGAC
Protein-coding sequences here:
- a CDS encoding IS3 family transposase, which translates into the protein MLCKVLKISRSSYYKYKNRTQPEKEKQDEVLCALILEYHAMYDGILGYRRMTMFINRLNQTSYSEGYIHRLMNYLGITARIRRKKVNRKRVKPDYVKENILARDFSSDMPNQKWLTDVTEFKIPNDTRKLYLSPILDLFDNSIIENELP